A window of Scophthalmus maximus strain ysfricsl-2021 chromosome 10, ASM2237912v1, whole genome shotgun sequence contains these coding sequences:
- the LOC118284224 gene encoding uncharacterized protein LOC118284224 isoform X1, which produces MGRLIYNARRVTTLKTMEDFINPKGYLEMIKAVKMTCGYDSDTNKFSIPSLANKLGNALVKVRKLLKAQGLISDDQKLVRNASEFQEVHSEKWNEMISATAQRNIAEAKWNVHTLMPFTEDVQKMHQFLNQMQDDCSSALSESPSTKAWVDLAKVCLAQIILFNRRREGEVASMPLSAFLTRDVSDPHQDLDWALSEVEKKLCRHFPRIVIRGKRGRPVPILVTPKMLCALELLVSLREACGVLKDNSYMFARPLAKSHFRGSDCLRGFAKACGAKCPKALTSTKLRKHAATLSTVLNMTDTDMDQLANFLGHDIRIHREFYRLPEKTLQLAKVSKLLMALEQGRLAEFHGKNLDEIVIGPDEKLPGNYEEGHCSSTIDEPAAEETLPPIVGNEIPPTRKRHKPPSAEDEVSSGVSAETFFQRTISRGHSSSYRGECNPTNTEETQTAISRR; this is translated from the exons ATGGGAAGACTGATTTATAATGCCAGGAGAGTTACCACTTTAAAAACAATGGAAGACTTCATAAATCCAAAGGGTTACTTGGAGATGATCAAAGCTGTCAAGATGACTTGTGGCTATGATAGTGACACCAACAAATTCTCAATTCCATCACTCGCAAATAAACTTGGGAATGCCTTAGTTAAAGTCAGAAAACTCTTAAAAGCTCAGGGTTTGATATCGGACGACCAAAAGCTTGTGAGGAATGCCAGTGAGTTCCAAGAAGTCCACAGTGAAAAGTGGAACGAGATGATATCTGCTACAGCACAAAGGAACATCGCTGAAGCAAAGTGGAACGTGCACACTCTAATGCCCTTCACTGAGGATGTTCAAAAAATGCATCAGTTTCTCAACCAAATGCAAGATGATTGCAGCAGTGCATTATCTGAAAGTCCTTCTACAAAGGCCTGGGTAGACCTGGCAAAGGTGTGTTTAGCACAGATTATCCTCTTTAACCGACGCAGGGAAGGAGAGGTTGCCAGCATGCCCTTGTCTGCATTTTTGACGAGAGACGTGTCTGATCCCCACCAGGATTTGGACTGGGCACTTTccgaagtggaaaaaaaactttgcagACATTTCCCAAGGATTGTCATCAGGGGAAAGCGAGGTAGACCTGTTCCAATTCTTGTGACTCCAAAAATGCTGTGTGCATTAGAACTCCTGGTTTCGCTGAGAGAAGCTTGCGGGGTTCTTAAAGACAATAGTTATATGTTTGCAAGACCCCTAGCTAAATCACATTTCCGTGGTTCAGACTGCCTCCGTGGCTTTGCAAAGGCATGTGGTGCAAAGTGTCCCAAGGCGCTGACATCCACCAAACTACGAAAGCATGCTGCGACCCTTTCAACAGtgctgaacatgacagacacagataTGGACCAGCTGGCCAACTTTCTTGGTCATGACATTAGGATCCATCGTGAGTTCTATCGACTCCCTGAGAAGACACTGCAACTCGCCAAGGTCAGCAAACTTCTAATGGCACTCGAGCAAGGAAGATTAGCTGAGTTCCATGGCAAGAACTTGGATGAAATCGTGATAGGTCCAGATg AAAAACTTCCGGGGAACTATGAGGAAGGACACTGTTCATCTACTATTGATG aaccagcagcagaggagactcTTCCTCCTATAGTGGGGAATGAAATCCCACCAACACGCAAGAGACACAAACCGCCATCAGCAGAAGATGAGGTATCTTCTGGAGTCAGTGCTGAGACCTTCTTCCAAAG aacCATCAGCAGAGGACACTCTTCCTCCTATAGAGGGGAATGTAATCCCACCAACACGGAAGAGACACAAACCGCCATCAGCAGAAGATGA
- the LOC118284224 gene encoding uncharacterized protein LOC118284224 isoform X2, with translation MGRLIYNARRVTTLKTMEDFINPKGYLEMIKAVKMTCGYDSDTNKFSIPSLANKLGNALVKVRKLLKAQGLISDDQKLVRNASEFQEVHSEKWNEMISATAQRNIAEAKWNVHTLMPFTEDVQKMHQFLNQMQDDCSSALSESPSTKAWVDLAKVCLAQIILFNRRREGEVASMPLSAFLTRDVSDPHQDLDWALSEVEKKLCRHFPRIVIRGKRGRPVPILVTPKMLCALELLVSLREACGVLKDNSYMFARPLAKSHFRGSDCLRGFAKACGAKCPKALTSTKLRKHAATLSTVLNMTDTDMDQLANFLGHDIRIHREFYRLPEKTLQLAKVSKLLMALEQGRLAEFHGKNLDEIVIGPDEKLPGNYEEGHCSSTIDEPAAEETLPPIVGNEIPPTRKRHKPPSAEDEVSSGVSAETFFQR, from the exons ATGGGAAGACTGATTTATAATGCCAGGAGAGTTACCACTTTAAAAACAATGGAAGACTTCATAAATCCAAAGGGTTACTTGGAGATGATCAAAGCTGTCAAGATGACTTGTGGCTATGATAGTGACACCAACAAATTCTCAATTCCATCACTCGCAAATAAACTTGGGAATGCCTTAGTTAAAGTCAGAAAACTCTTAAAAGCTCAGGGTTTGATATCGGACGACCAAAAGCTTGTGAGGAATGCCAGTGAGTTCCAAGAAGTCCACAGTGAAAAGTGGAACGAGATGATATCTGCTACAGCACAAAGGAACATCGCTGAAGCAAAGTGGAACGTGCACACTCTAATGCCCTTCACTGAGGATGTTCAAAAAATGCATCAGTTTCTCAACCAAATGCAAGATGATTGCAGCAGTGCATTATCTGAAAGTCCTTCTACAAAGGCCTGGGTAGACCTGGCAAAGGTGTGTTTAGCACAGATTATCCTCTTTAACCGACGCAGGGAAGGAGAGGTTGCCAGCATGCCCTTGTCTGCATTTTTGACGAGAGACGTGTCTGATCCCCACCAGGATTTGGACTGGGCACTTTccgaagtggaaaaaaaactttgcagACATTTCCCAAGGATTGTCATCAGGGGAAAGCGAGGTAGACCTGTTCCAATTCTTGTGACTCCAAAAATGCTGTGTGCATTAGAACTCCTGGTTTCGCTGAGAGAAGCTTGCGGGGTTCTTAAAGACAATAGTTATATGTTTGCAAGACCCCTAGCTAAATCACATTTCCGTGGTTCAGACTGCCTCCGTGGCTTTGCAAAGGCATGTGGTGCAAAGTGTCCCAAGGCGCTGACATCCACCAAACTACGAAAGCATGCTGCGACCCTTTCAACAGtgctgaacatgacagacacagataTGGACCAGCTGGCCAACTTTCTTGGTCATGACATTAGGATCCATCGTGAGTTCTATCGACTCCCTGAGAAGACACTGCAACTCGCCAAGGTCAGCAAACTTCTAATGGCACTCGAGCAAGGAAGATTAGCTGAGTTCCATGGCAAGAACTTGGATGAAATCGTGATAGGTCCAGATg AAAAACTTCCGGGGAACTATGAGGAAGGACACTGTTCATCTACTATTGATG aaccagcagcagaggagactcTTCCTCCTATAGTGGGGAATGAAATCCCACCAACACGCAAGAGACACAAACCGCCATCAGCAGAAGATGAGGTATCTTCTGGAGTCAGTGCTGAGACCTTCTTCCAAAG GTAA